A DNA window from bacterium contains the following coding sequences:
- the tsaE gene encoding tRNA (adenosine(37)-N6)-threonylcarbamoyltransferase complex ATPase subunit type 1 TsaE, with protein sequence MVTTSFTCESPEQTFQLGFLIGEKARPGDVWSLTGDLGAGKTHFVKGMAKGAGFEGLVQSPTFGLQHIYEGRLPLYHFDWYRLERAREVEDLGWDEWLSKGGLVAVEWGDKFAELLPPNVIKLNIEVLSEESRRVFVEAEHPDAMPRVEELIRCWPP encoded by the coding sequence GGTGACCACCAGCTTCACCTGTGAGAGCCCCGAGCAGACCTTCCAACTGGGCTTCCTCATCGGCGAGAAGGCCCGGCCCGGCGACGTCTGGAGCCTCACCGGCGACCTGGGGGCTGGGAAGACCCATTTCGTGAAGGGAATGGCCAAGGGCGCCGGCTTCGAGGGGCTCGTCCAGTCGCCCACCTTCGGCCTGCAACATATCTACGAGGGCCGCCTGCCCCTTTATCACTTCGACTGGTACCGCTTGGAACGCGCCCGCGAGGTCGAGGACCTGGGCTGGGACGAGTGGCTGTCCAAGGGCGGGCTGGTGGCGGTGGAGTGGGGCGACAAGTTCGCCGAGCTTTTGCCGCCCAACGTCATTAAACTGAACATCGAGGTGCTCTCCGAGGAAAGCCGCCGGGTCTTCGTGGAGGCCGAACACCCCGATGCCATGCCCCGCGTGGAGGAACTGATCCGATGCTGGCCGCCCTAG